Below is a window of Paludisphaera borealis DNA.
GGGTCGCTCGCGGCCGTCGGGTTGTAGGGATCCAAGGGGCCCAGGAGATTGGGCATCCCCGTGGCCGGATTGATGGCGCCCAGCGACAGGTCGAGGTCGGTGATGTTGGTGCGGGGCAGGTAGCCCCCCTGCGCCAGAGCGCCGTCGACCGACTGGTCGGGGAACAAGGTCCAGGTCTGGCCGTCGTCAAGCGACCGGAACACGCCGGAGTCGCCGGACACGTAGAGCACGGGGTGGTAGCCCGGCCCGGCGAGGTCGGACGTGGAGTTGGGGATCGTGTACCGCCAGTCGGCGGCGATCGCGTTCAAGAAGAGCGACTGGCTGAGCTTGATCGCATTGGGGTCCGTATTCTGGTTGTAGGACTGGCCGAAGATCGTATACGTGAGGTTGCGGAGGTTGCCGGTGATGTTGACCCAGGCGTACGCCTGGTTGGTCGGATTCTGCGACAGCAGGACCGAATCCTTGAGGAAGAAGACGCCCGTGGTCGTGATCGCAAAGGCCGAGTGGGTGCCGCGGATCGGGTTGGTGACGATCTGCTTGACCGACGAGCCGTCAAGTCCAAGCGAGACGTTGAACCAGTTGGATCCGTCGCCGCCGCCGGCCGTCCGGGTGATGTAGACCTGGCCGGTGTTCGTGCCGACGTACATGAAGTTGCCGAGGTTGCCGATGCCCCCCGGCGCACCCGGGTCGGGAGCCCCGTAGGCCAGAGCCTGGCTGAAGGCCCCCGGGTTGCCGAAGACGGCGGGGCCGCCGATCTCGAACCAGGTCACGCCCTGGTTCTCGGTGGAGAAGATCCGGCCCACCGCCGAGCTGATCATCAACTGATTGCCGCTGAGAGGGTTGACGGTGAACGGGGCGGCCTGGCCGGCGGGCCACTGCGGATCGGGGACGTCGCCGCCGCCGCTCTGCTGGAACAGCCCAAACGTCCGGCTGACGTGGTTCACCCGGAAGAAGGTGGTGCCGAAGCCCACTCCCATCGAACCCGGCGTATAGCTCTGGAAGACCGTGCCGTAGCCCTGCTGGTCGGTGGCCGACTGATAGGAGTAGGTGCCCGCTCCGAACGGACTCGCGGTCTGGTACCATCCGAGATTCCCGGTGTTCAGCCCGTTCCCGGTGGACGACGGCGAGCTGTTGCCGAACGAGCCGCCGTAGAAGAGGGACTTGTCGTAGCTCGCCGCCACGGCTGTGTTGGTGGGCTGAGCGGAGCCGTAGTAGAACTGGGTGATCTGGAGGTTGCCGTTGCGGCTCGCGCCGGGGGTCGGCTGGGTGCCGACGCTCGACCCGACGAGCTGAACGCCGTTGTCGTCGAGCACCGACCAGATCCCCTGGCCGGTCCCGAAGATGAGCCGAGGCAAGCCGGTGACCGGGTCGACCATCGTGAACAGCCGGTGGTAGTCAAGGACGTCATTGGTCGGCGCGTCGAACGGAGTCCAGGTGACGCCGAAGCCGTTGTTGGCGAACTGGGTCAAGTTGGAGACGTACAGGGTGGTCGAAGAGTTGAACGGATCGTTCGGATCGCGGATGTAGTTCAGGTAGTCGCCCTGGGTGAAATAGCCGGACGCGATGGGGCCGATGGCGACGGGGCCGGTCGACGACAGGTCGATGGCTCCGTCCTTGGCGATGTCGGAGAACAGCGTCAGGTTGTGGGCGTCCCAGACCTTGGTCGCGTCGACCCGGATCATGCCGGTGCCGCGCCCCTCGCCATAAATGCCGCCGACGTAGACGACGTTGGGGTTGGTCGGGTCGATGGCCAGGGTGATATTGTAGTTGCCCGCGCCGCCGGTCAGCGGGTAGTCGGCCCGGGAGACGTCGTTGGTGGGGATCGACGGGATGTAGGCGAGCGCCGGCGGCAGCGTGGCGACGCGCACCTGGACCCAGTTCTGGCCGTAGTCCTTGGTCATGTACAGGCCGAAGAAGCTGCCGTCGGCGTTCGAGACCGCAGCGTACAGCCAACCGGCGTAGAGCTGGTTCTGCACCGCGCTGTTGGTCAAGAAGGGCTTGGCCAGGACGATTCGACCATGGGCGCCGTTGGGCGTCTGGCCGGCGGCGACGGCGACGTTGGTGTTGTCGAAGAGGTCGTAGATCAGCGGGTTTCCCACGCCGCCGGTCATCTGGTTCCAGGTCTGGCCGCGGTTCGGGCTGAGGTAGACGCCGTCGCCCTGGAAGGCGGCGTAAACAACCTGGAGGTTGCCGTCGCCGCCGGTGGCGCTGGACGGATCGAGGACCACGTCCGTGGCGTTGCCCGCCCGCATGAGCTGCCAGTGGGCGCCGGTGTCGACACTCCGCCAGAGGCCGCCGTTGCGGCCGCTGAGCGCGGCGTAGATGATGACGCCGCCGTTCACCGTGGCGACGGGGTCGACCACGACCTTGAACGACGTCGCGCCCACAAAATTCCGATCGCGGAGCGGCGAGTCCAAGGCGAGCGGATTGCCGGAGCTGTCGACGTTCGTGGTGCTGTCGAGCAGGGCCCACGTCGCGCCGCCGTCCTTGGAGATCAGGAAGCCGACGCCCGGACTGTTGGTGTCGCCCTCGCCGGTGGAGGCGATGATGATCGACTGGTTGGTGTCGTTGTTGCGGCCGAAGACCGCGATGGAGCCGATGTTCAGGCCGTTGGTGGGACCGAAGTCGGTGAGCGGGACGTACGTCGGCCCCTGCGGCGCGGTCGTCAGAAAGTTGTTCGTCTTCCAGATGCCGCCGCTGGCGCCGCCGACGAAGAACGTATTGCCGGACGGGTCGGACGGGTCTTGCGCCAGGGCCCCGATGCGGCCCGAGCCGGTGGCGATCGGGGCCGGCCCGACGGCCGTCCACGAGTCGCGCGACAGCGCGTTGGTCGGGTTCATCTCGAAGATTCGGAAGCTGGCGTTGGCCTGGTCGGCGACCGGCTCGCCCAGCCCGGAGGTCGGCAGCGGCTTCTCGAAGACCAACGACCAGTTGTTGAGGGTCGCGGTCGTCCCGCCGCTGCTGCTGATGAGGAGCTGCCACGTCCCGCCGGAGGCAAGACCGGTGAAGCCCCCGAGCGCGGTCTTGGGGTTGTACGGGCCGGTGAAGTACGGCGGGGAGCTCTGGCTGATCGGCGTCGGGGCGGCGTCGTCGAAGAGCGTGTTGACGAAGCCCCCGGTGTTGGGGCCTTGCACCAGGCCGCTGAACAGGACCACCGATGGCGCGTTGGCCGTGCCCGGGTGGTAGACCAGGGTCGCCGTGAGGGGGTTCACGTTGTTCGTGGCCAGATTGATCTGAAGGCGAAGGCCCGTCCGTCCCGACGCGGTGATCCCCTGGATGGGGAAGTTGTCAGGCACGTTGATCGTCGAGGCGATCTGGCCGCCGACCAAGCTCAGGTTGACGTTGCCGCTGCCATAGCCGACCGTCGTCGTGGGGACGTTGGCCGCCTCGCCGCGAAGCACGTCGAGCCCCGCGTTGAGGTTCGTGTCCAGCGGCTGGCCGTTGGGGTTCTGGGCGTTGACGTTGGTGTCGAAGATGTTGGGGCTGAGCTGGATCGTGTACGTTCCGCTCAGCGACTGCTGAGGGAAGTTGATCGAGAACGTGGTCGCCGCTCCGTTGACGGGACTGACCGGAGTGACGCCGATCACCGGCGTCACGCTCAGCGCCCAACTGTTGAGCGTGCCGACCGTGCCGCCTCGGGAATTGACGACCTGGAGCGTCCAGTCGCCCTCGATCGACTTGCCGTTGAAGACGGCCAGGCCGCCCGCGCCGCTGGGCGTGTACGACCCCGTGAACGGCGCGGAGCCGGCCGCGATCGGGATCGTCGCCGCGTCGTCGAGGATCGTGTTGGTGAAGTTGGACCCGTTGCCGCCGACCGCCGCGAAGAGGGTCAGCGTGGTCCCGTCGGGGGCGATCAGCCGGACCGTCAGCCCCGAGGTGGTCGGGAAGCTGATGTTGAGCTGGACGGCCACCTTCGCGGCCTTGAAGGTGCCGTTGAAGCTCGGCACCGTCAACTTCGAGTTCAGCGTGCTGGGGGTGTTCGCCGCCGGCGGGGCCGCGATCGTCTGGCTCGTCGTGTTCGAGTTGAAGTACTGCGGCCCCACGAGCGAGCCGGTCGGGCCCAAAATCTGAAGTATGTCGGCGGAGGTGAAGCTGGACGCGTTCATGAGCCGGTCGAACGTCACCAGCAGCGAGCTGGTCGAACCGTTGAGGACCAGGTTGTCCGCCCCCGTGCCGCCGGGGGCCGCGGTATTGACCACGTGCGGCCCGGGCACAATCAACGGCAGGGTGCTGGTGCTGAAGGGGGGAACCAAAAGCGACAGCGGGTTGGGCCCGAACGTCGTGATCGCCTTCGGAGTAGGCATCGGCGAGACGTAGGCGTCGCCCGGCGTCATGCCCGTGAAGGCCGTCGTGAGCGGGTTCTGGCCGGCGACGCCGTCGGTGTTCTGGTCGACGCGATTGCCGAGCTTCACCCCGGTCGGGATGATCGACCGCACCTCGTCGCTGACCGTCGGCGCGATGATGTAGCTGTATGTTCCGGCGAAGTTGGTGGTGAGGCCCGTGGGCGTTCCGTTGGGCTTGGTGGTGGGGTCGAAAACCACCTTGAACTGGGTGTAGCCGAACGCGCCGTTGGGGCCGACGGCGCTCGAGGGGATCGGCTGGGCGGCCAGGATCTTCAACGGGATGAACGCGTCGCCGTTGACGGTGTCGTGGTAGTAGACCAGGACGGCGGCCGTTGTGAAGGTGGCCTGGCCCGCGTTGATGACCGCCTGGGGGTCGATCGGCCGGTCATAGGTGACGGTGAACGTGTTGGCCAGCGTCGATCCGTCGGGGGCGTGCGAGACGTTCACCGTGTCGCCGGGGGTGCCGACGGGGCCCATCGTGCTGTCCACGATGCGGGGGCCGGCGGCGATCGTCATGCGCCGGAGGTAAGTCTGGAACGAGTAGCCGCGGACCAAGCCCGCTCCCGCGTCATAGTACGCCTGGTTGAAGTTGCCGGTCCAGGCCGTGTAGACCTGCCCCGAGCCGACGGCCAGGCCCATCTGAGAGCCGAAGCCGAAGGCGGTCGGTGCCTTGGGGGTGATGGCCGAGAAGTTGTCGCCCTCGGGGCTGAGCACCACCTGCTGGCCGGTGACGGCGTCGATCGACGTCTGGGAGGGGTTGGCGTACGTCTGCGGGCTGAAGGTCTGGCCGCCGTCGATGCTCGAGGTCAGGTAGATCGACGACCGGGCGCGGCCGGCGTCGTCGCGGCCGTCGCGCCACGACATCACGAGGGTGCCCGTCGACTGATCGACGACGACCGACGGCAGGAACTGGGCGCGGCCGGAGATCTGCCCTTGGGTGAAGTCCTTGTTGGCCTCGGAGTAGCCGTCCACCGAACCTTGGTCGTCGTTGACGATCCCGCGGTTGGTCCAGGTCGAACCGCCGTTGTCGGACGTGACCAGGTAGACGTCGGTGTTGTCGGCGGGGTTGGTCCAGCTCCCAGCTTGGTAATTAGTGTGGTTGACGTACGTGATGTAGATCCGCCCCTGGTGCACGCTGAACGAACCGAGCGTGTTGTCCTGGGCGATGTCGATCCCCGGCCCGATGCCTTGCGGTCCCGCCGCGGCCGAGGCGCGGGGATAGGTGCCGGACTGCGAACCCCGAACCGTCGTGCTCGCCACGTTCACGATCGGACTGGCGGTCACGCCCGAGGTGATGTTGATTCCCCACGAAAAGAGCTGGGGCGGGGGATTGTTCGTCCCGTTGTTGCGGAAATCGGTGAAGGTGAGAGTCCAGGTCCCGTTCAACTGCGCCGCGGTCAGGCCGCGGAGCACGTTCAGGTTCCCCTCGGGGCGGAAGGTGCTCGTGTAGCCGGCGGCCGCGCCGCCGCGGTCGGTGATGGACCGCGCCGCCATGTCGTCGAACGTGGTCCCCAGGAGGCCGTAAGGAGCGTTGTTGGCGATGCCGACGATGCCGAGGTTCGCCCCGGTGACGCCGTAAGGCACGTTCTGCGGCGTCGTGCCCGAGGCGTCTTGGGCGTTCCTGAAGAGGAGGATCTGCGTTCCGTTCGGAGCCGTCAACACGGCCATGAGCGGCGTCATGTCGGTCTGCTGGAGCGTCATCTTGACCGTCAGACTCGACAGGTTCAGGAACCTGGGGTCGGTGATCGAGATGTTCGTCGTGAACTGGGTGTCTTGCGGGATGTAAGGACCGGACGAGGTGACGGTCGCCTGGTTGATCGGCCCCCCCTGCCCTGCCTTATATATGGCGACGCCGCCGCTGACGCTGCTCGACTGGATGGAGTCGAAGTCGGCGTTGGCGATGCCGAAATTATCCCAAACGACCGCCGCGTTGCCGCCAGACGCGCCGCCGGGCGTCCCCGGACCGACGGCGATCTTGGGCGTGGCGTCGGCGTAGGTTCCCCCCTGCCCCGTCCAGCGCCCCCACGCGTTGCCCGCCGAGGTGCTCACATTGTTGACGCGGTTCGAGCTGCTGAACGTCTGACCGCCGTCCGACGAAACGGTCACCTGAGTCGAGTTGGCGTTCCAGGCGAAGCCGGCGTTCGTGAAGTCGAAGTTGCCCGACGGCTTCGTCTCGATCGTGCTCCAGCCGATCCAGACGTTGCCGGCGTACGGATCATTCTGGATCGCGCCGGTGACCGGGTCGGTGAACGTCGCCACATTGTCGTCGATGGTCAGCGTCGGATTGGTGAGCGCGTCCTGGCTCGCCGTGTACTGACGGATGATCTGGCTGCTCAGGAACTGGCCCGTATTGGGATCGGTGAAACCCACCTGGACGGGCGAGGCGTTCGTGAAGTTGAACTTCTTGAGCAGGAGAATGCCCGAGGTGTTGCCGCCGTTGGTCTGCTGAGCCAGAACATAGACGTTGTGGTTGTTGTCGAAAGCCACCGAGGGGTTGATCGACTGCGAATAAACGACCGGCGGATTGGCCGGCGCCGCCCCCGTGTCGATCAACTGGCCGTCCGTCGCGTTGAAGCCCGACCAGGTCACCCCCCCGTCGTTCGAATAGGCGGCCTCGATGAAGGACTGGAAGTTGGTCGAAGCCGGGTCGTTGCGGACCCAAATCGAGACCAAGTGGTTCGGATTGTAGCGGTCGACCACCACTTGGGGCGAACTCATGTTCCCCCCGCCTTGTTCGTTCGACAGGTTCTCGATCGGTCCGCCGACCTGAACCGCCGGCAACACGGCCAGGAGCGTGCGCGCTTCCAGCCACTCCAATGCGCTTCGCCGCAGCCGCGCCTTGCGGGCCTTCTCAAGCCGGCCGTTCAAGCGAAGATGACCTCGAAGTCCACGAGATGAGACGTCCGACGCTCCCGTGCGCATGTCCATGTCTCCAAGTCTCTACTACGTTGAGGATTCGCCCATCGCGCTGCGACGGCTGTGGCGATGATTGGGATTGCGCTGCAAGCAACGACTGACTCGTGGAGTGAATCTGCGGTGAATCGAGAAAACATGCAGGCTCAACCGGTCAGAGTCAAATTCCCCGACGACCGGTTTTTTCGGCCAGCCCACCCCCCTCTTACCCACCCCCCCAAGCCCACTCATCACCCTCAGCCCAATAGCATGAATGCTATCATGCACCCCTGCTTCCAACCATGTCAAGAGGCGGTCCCAGATTCTTGCGGGAATTCTTCAATGGTCGCTGTCCAGCCCAGCAGCCATTGCGGGCCGGTCCCGAAAAGCGCCCCCTGCCCCGTCGGTCTCTCGTAGCCGATCGGCGAAGGCTTCCTCTGCGAGTAGGCGGTCGAGCCTGCACCGCTGTCGGATCGGCTTCCCTGCAAGGCTCGAAGCGACCAAGGGTCCATTGGGCCAACGGATCATCCACTGCGCAAAGGGACTCGCCGCGGATTGGATCCAAGGCGCCTCGGCGTCGAGGTGAACCAGGGACCTTGGCTCCAAGTCGCCCATTCGAGTTGGCGACTTATGGACCTAACTTTCAAGCTGCCAGCTGTGACTTGAAACCTTGTCGCCCCGGCTACTAAGGAACCATGACGCCAGGGTGCCGACTCAACGCAACCAGCTTGACGCCTCTCAATATTGACACCTTGCCAACTTAGCCTCTTGGCTTCATGTCACCCATGCGCCTTGGCAACTTGACACCTTGATCTCGAAGCACCAAGTTTTCCATGGCCCAATGTCAATTGTTTCCAAGTCACCTTGAAACCAAGCTGCCTTTGTCAACAGGAGCCCATGCGCCAAGTCGCCGATTTCCCAAGGAGCCCAAGCGGCCTTGGAACCTCCGGCGGCTTGGCGACGATCGGATCATGGCGGCCGTCCCGGAACTGGGAATCGCGTCGCCATGAAACCAAGCCCGACGCTTCGCTTTGGAAACCCGCGCGGCGAAGGTCGCCCACATCCTGGGAATCAAGTTGCCTTGGTTCCAAGGCGGCTTGACCCCGTGAATTCCAGGTGCCAATACATCGGCGCCGTCGACATGGTCAATCTGACTTGGCAACTGTGGTTCCTGGATGACCTTGCGACCATCTTGGACTTGGCGACTACGTCACCTTGGCGCATCATGCGCCTTGGAACCAAGCTCGCTATTCGACCTTGAAATTTATGTCCACCGGCCACCAAGTCACCAAGGGGCCTGGCCAATCGAGGCGACTTGTTCTCTAAGTCACCAGGTCACCAAGGAACCTGGTCAATCGAGGTGACTTGTTCTCTAAGTCTCCAGGTCATCAAGGTGCCAAGAGACCTTGCTAATTGAGGCGGCTTGTTCTCTATGAACGCTAGATGCATTGAGTGACAGGGTTTCGAGGAATCTTGAGACCATGACGCCTTGGTTTCCATGAGATCTAGGATTCAAGGCTGGCGATGCCCCTTGACGACAAGAAAGCTTGAGGCCGAGGTGCCAATCGCACAAAGCCTCCAATGCGCCTTGGGAACTTGACGTCTAGGAGGCAAGGCGATATTGCAGACTTGCGAACAAGAAGCCCTGGAATCGAGCTAAGACTGACGCCTTGCGACCTTGCTCCTCATGAAAATTGATGCCTTGGCTTCTGGTGATCCAGGGATCAAGACAACGAGGTTGCAAGGAAACGAGAGATCAATTGACCTTGAAGCCGATATACCACGGTGCCGAGTTGCCTTGGCTTCGATTTCACTTGGGGTCAAGATTCCAAGAAAGCTCGAAATATTGGCACCAGGCGATCAAGTCCACTTGGAACCAAGATCTCGCTGCTAACTCGGTATTGTTCCAGGAGTTGAAGCCGATCGCATCGAGCAGTTGCGAGGCGGGGAGGGGGGTTCTGATGAGAAGCGTCGCGGTGACGAACGCCAAGGGAGGCGTCGGCAAGAGCACGACGGCGATCAACCTGGCTGCGGCTCTGGTCGAGCTCGACCGTCGCGTCTTGCTCATCGACGCCGACCCGTCCGGAAACGCGGCGCTTGGGTTCTTCCCCAGGGGAGTTCCCAACGTGGGTCTGGCCGATGCGTTGCTGGAAGGATCGGGCCTCGAAGCGGTGGCATCGGCCACCGACTACGAAGGGCTGGACGTGGTTCCTCCCGGAGATCGGCTCAGCTCGTGCTCGGATCAGATGGGAGGCGTTCAAGGGCTGGGGCAGGGGCGTGAGTTTCGCATCCGCCGCTTGCTCAAGGGGTTGGCCGGTTACGACGTCGTGATCGTCGACACCAGCCCGGTTCTGACTCCGTTGAACGTAGCCATCCTGTACGCCGTCTCCGAGATCCTGATCCCGATCGACCCTTGCATTGCAGCGCTGGCCGGCGTGCGGGCGCTCGAAGACCTGGTGCGCACGGTGAGCGAGTTCCGGCTTGAATTCACCGACGCCGGGCCGCTCGAAATCACGGGGGTCTTGATCACGAGGGTCGACCGGACGCTCGTCTCCAAGCAGATCGAGGCCGAGGTCCGCAACTACTTCGGACCGATCGTCCACGACCGGGTCGTCCCCGCGTCCGTCAAGTTCCGCGAGGCCTACGCACGGGGGGTTCCGCTGATTCATTACGACCGCATGAGCCCGGCGTCCATGGCGTACCGCGCGGCGGCCGCCACGTTTCTCAACGGCCAGGACGAACCGGCCGCCGTCGACCTCGCGCCAAGCGCCGGCGACGCCGACGCCGAGCCGGTTGAAGATCACGATCCGTACTACCGCGAAGCCTCCTGAGCGGCGCGCGACCCGTACCGATGTATGGACCCTAGTTGACGGCGGCGCGCTAGCCGAGACCAGCCGGAACCACTCGATCCCGGCGGCCGACGAACCAGATGGAGAAGGGGGGTAACGATGAGCAGCGTGACGCGACGCGGCGGCATACCAGGACCTGAGAGCCGGACCGGCTTGACCCGCCCCAGCATGACCGAGGCGGAATTCGAACGCCGGATCGGCGGCCAGGGCGCAT
It encodes the following:
- a CDS encoding ParA family protein — protein: MRSVAVTNAKGGVGKSTTAINLAAALVELDRRVLLIDADPSGNAALGFFPRGVPNVGLADALLEGSGLEAVASATDYEGLDVVPPGDRLSSCSDQMGGVQGLGQGREFRIRRLLKGLAGYDVVIVDTSPVLTPLNVAILYAVSEILIPIDPCIAALAGVRALEDLVRTVSEFRLEFTDAGPLEITGVLITRVDRTLVSKQIEAEVRNYFGPIVHDRVVPASVKFREAYARGVPLIHYDRMSPASMAYRAAAATFLNGQDEPAAVDLAPSAGDADAEPVEDHDPYYREAS
- a CDS encoding Ig-like domain-containing protein; this encodes MRTGASDVSSRGLRGHLRLNGRLEKARKARLRRSALEWLEARTLLAVLPAVQVGGPIENLSNEQGGGNMSSPQVVVDRYNPNHLVSIWVRNDPASTNFQSFIEAAYSNDGGVTWSGFNATDGQLIDTGAAPANPPVVYSQSINPSVAFDNNHNVYVLAQQTNGGNTSGILLLKKFNFTNASPVQVGFTDPNTGQFLSSQIIRQYTASQDALTNPTLTIDDNVATFTDPVTGAIQNDPYAGNVWIGWSTIETKPSGNFDFTNAGFAWNANSTQVTVSSDGGQTFSSSNRVNNVSTSAGNAWGRWTGQGGTYADATPKIAVGPGTPGGASGGNAAVVWDNFGIANADFDSIQSSSVSGGVAIYKAGQGGPINQATVTSSGPYIPQDTQFTTNISITDPRFLNLSSLTVKMTLQQTDMTPLMAVLTAPNGTQILLFRNAQDASGTTPQNVPYGVTGANLGIVGIANNAPYGLLGTTFDDMAARSITDRGGAAAGYTSTFRPEGNLNVLRGLTAAQLNGTWTLTFTDFRNNGTNNPPPQLFSWGINITSGVTASPIVNVASTTVRGSQSGTYPRASAAAGPQGIGPGIDIAQDNTLGSFSVHQGRIYITYVNHTNYQAGSWTNPADNTDVYLVTSDNGGSTWTNRGIVNDDQGSVDGYSEANKDFTQGQISGRAQFLPSVVVDQSTGTLVMSWRDGRDDAGRARSSIYLTSSIDGGQTFSPQTYANPSQTSIDAVTGQQVVLSPEGDNFSAITPKAPTAFGFGSQMGLAVGSGQVYTAWTGNFNQAYYDAGAGLVRGYSFQTYLRRMTIAAGPRIVDSTMGPVGTPGDTVNVSHAPDGSTLANTFTVTYDRPIDPQAVINAGQATFTTAAVLVYYHDTVNGDAFIPLKILAAQPIPSSAVGPNGAFGYTQFKVVFDPTTKPNGTPTGLTTNFAGTYSYIIAPTVSDEVRSIIPTGVKLGNRVDQNTDGVAGQNPLTTAFTGMTPGDAYVSPMPTPKAITTFGPNPLSLLVPPFSTSTLPLIVPGPHVVNTAAPGGTGADNLVLNGSTSSLLVTFDRLMNASSFTSADILQILGPTGSLVGPQYFNSNTTSQTIAAPPAANTPSTLNSKLTVPSFNGTFKAAKVAVQLNISFPTTSGLTVRLIAPDGTTLTLFAAVGGNGSNFTNTILDDAATIPIAAGSAPFTGSYTPSGAGGLAVFNGKSIEGDWTLQVVNSRGGTVGTLNSWALSVTPVIGVTPVSPVNGAATTFSINFPQQSLSGTYTIQLSPNIFDTNVNAQNPNGQPLDTNLNAGLDVLRGEAANVPTTTVGYGSGNVNLSLVGGQIASTINVPDNFPIQGITASGRTGLRLQINLATNNVNPLTATLVYHPGTANAPSVVLFSGLVQGPNTGGFVNTLFDDAAPTPISQSSPPYFTGPYNPKTALGGFTGLASGGTWQLLISSSGGTTATLNNWSLVFEKPLPTSGLGEPVADQANASFRIFEMNPTNALSRDSWTAVGPAPIATGSGRIGALAQDPSDPSGNTFFVGGASGGIWKTNNFLTTAPQGPTYVPLTDFGPTNGLNIGSIAVFGRNNDTNQSIIIASTGEGDTNSPGVGFLISKDGGATWALLDSTTNVDSSGNPLALDSPLRDRNFVGATSFKVVVDPVATVNGGVIIYAALSGRNGGLWRSVDTGAHWQLMRAGNATDVVLDPSSATGGDGNLQVVYAAFQGDGVYLSPNRGQTWNQMTGGVGNPLIYDLFDNTNVAVAAGQTPNGAHGRIVLAKPFLTNSAVQNQLYAGWLYAAVSNADGSFFGLYMTKDYGQNWVQVRVATLPPALAYIPSIPTNDVSRADYPLTGGAGNYNITLAIDPTNPNVVYVGGIYGEGRGTGMIRVDATKVWDAHNLTLFSDIAKDGAIDLSSTGPVAIGPIASGYFTQGDYLNYIRDPNDPFNSSTTLYVSNLTQFANNGFGVTWTPFDAPTNDVLDYHRLFTMVDPVTGLPRLIFGTGQGIWSVLDDNGVQLVGSSVGTQPTPGASRNGNLQITQFYYGSAQPTNTAVAASYDKSLFYGGSFGNSSPSSTGNGLNTGNLGWYQTASPFGAGTYSYQSATDQQGYGTVFQSYTPGSMGVGFGTTFFRVNHVSRTFGLFQQSGGGDVPDPQWPAGQAAPFTVNPLSGNQLMISSAVGRIFSTENQGVTWFEIGGPAVFGNPGAFSQALAYGAPDPGAPGGIGNLGNFMYVGTNTGQVYITRTAGGGDGSNWFNVSLGLDGSSVKQIVTNPIRGTHSAFAITTTGVFFLKDSVLLSQNPTNQAYAWVNITGNLRNLTYTIFGQSYNQNTDPNAIKLSQSLFLNAIAADWRYTIPNSTSDLAGPGYHPVLYVSGDSGVFRSLDDGQTWTLFPDQSVDGALAQGGYLPRTNITDLDLSLGAINPATGMPNLLGPLDPYNPTAASDPGVLLASTFGRGSFAIKTSPLVLPGTVKVNPADVNGIAADGTPLVQTSVFRVLGLSSFTGFNNATRITIFDVTDNKIIGGFDPSKPSTNAAINWTDSFGNFTIKVNAGAIPSNGLKVLQIYATDDTGATGNLITLTITLNASDLGSSAVPADPTLGLYGPDNTGIVPAQNYTNKPQPRFVGVTSAGATVELLYKDGNGNFVSFNPPVVTTSAADGSFTLQFPNLGVQGTFTVKAKASNAAGPAKNLSNGVVFTIKTTGPTAPPTLLLNPYYDSGIVGDNVTNVRKPVFTGTIGAANAGSIIRIYAAQNGAPSGSILAQTTADSSGNFSVQLPLSLSDGAIQLVATAVDAAGNPAPGASSGLAVTIVSVALDYSGNPIDYNTGLNLPLPPAPVYAQSETGLFFRNSTSGFGQWYTIYTPPSFVPSWFPNGIALGSAGDIPLTGDFDGDGKADLATFNRTTATWVLYKSSQSGSAFQFGTAGSSLPIVGNFDGPGATQYGVFDVVNGVGVWTLTTPSSGIRQYGFGTTGDVPLTGDFDGVGRDQLAVYRPSTGQFIVFVPASGNQPASTHVVATMQPNMIPVPGRYDDLYYFNNHLPYKTEAAVYDPNSGAFTIARPAGAYFPTQAVFQPGDIPVPADYAGVGWTIPGVYRPSTGQYLVKYDQSAVNGADSQVSNFSGAVGLPVVPIGAPLAYRMPGSASLTVMAAPTASASTASATTTTVAAAVLADQTPPAPAAPDQTQTQTTSAPAASPAVVPSLTYASINAAGTRQPWFTGSAAPGIVVDFFLSGKGVVGNKKVGSANVDANGYFYFQLPSGAQNGVYTLLVKARGADGSSTPIASTTFQVAPLTARTSIKKAPMKVNLGHAAKPTTLARPKTAAIAPRSAAPAQRLVVAKAAPAAAVTTNVFDQAIQNLHKNRLTMRNES